A single Dysgonomonas mossii DNA region contains:
- a CDS encoding DUF2339 domain-containing protein, giving the protein MEGFLILLVIIIFIVIVVFPIIIYVKVSSIRNDIEYLNNSFNDLNFRLTSFFKEAGSLEAVKERFESIDELSAIENVKQTNAEIKEPEVVEEAPLSDIHVAAFKQKMTDNEPVEGIVSVVDELKEQTVPSIAASISHEKEDVREGILQPSESAPIKEAIEPERNFIERLLGENWLSKIGIVTLVLGIAFFVKYAIDRDWINEIGRVGIGLLTGGIIIGIAHKLKKQYHVFSSILVGGGISVFYITITLAFREYELFSQPIAFVLLIAITVFSVILSLLYDRKELAIFSLLGGFASPLMISTGAGNYIVLFSYIFILNTGMLVISFAKNWRLIGIMCYMLTLGFFWSWLLTAYRNQSLVLVTLFTVLFFVQFYLLAIIDHLRTEKKVTTYQSFLILSNNLFVFLACLYVWNQCQYDVRGLITIALAVLNAIVMFTLFRRSEVDRNLIYLIIAVVMTFVSLAIPIQLNGHVITMFWAAEAVVLLLLWRRSRINVFWFGFGVICLLTVISYVMDVHETYSYDSELPILVNRIFITGIVVIVASVICLFILRKEDPDMEIEIRGFDLLSVGAVVNVFKYVLITLAYVMPFLELNYQLERFTDVEFYSSFRYLCMATYTALYVALLAFIYRKKASAAFTYVLLLASMICYGAFYSYMAIDLRFDIFSSGMYSTVHFLIHYLSLPAVIYIAYLLVRNIKSLPQEWFSSICWVLVVLCVVILSIETDHIIIALLGNAESYDFLLYDVHTFGYPILWGILAMILMIWGLNIKEVLLRKISLIFFGIIILKFYAYDVWHMSQAGRIVSFIILGVILLSVSFLQQKIKILVKADGVEKIEENKE; this is encoded by the coding sequence ATGGAAGGCTTTCTGATATTATTAGTTATCATTATTTTTATCGTTATAGTTGTATTTCCAATTATCATATATGTAAAAGTAAGTTCTATTCGGAACGATATTGAATATTTGAACAATAGTTTCAATGACCTTAACTTCAGACTAACAAGTTTTTTCAAAGAAGCTGGTTCTCTCGAAGCTGTAAAAGAAAGGTTTGAATCAATTGATGAACTATCGGCTATAGAGAACGTAAAACAAACAAATGCAGAAATCAAGGAGCCGGAGGTGGTAGAAGAAGCTCCTCTTTCTGATATTCATGTAGCTGCGTTCAAGCAAAAGATGACTGATAACGAGCCTGTTGAGGGGATTGTATCAGTAGTCGATGAACTGAAAGAACAAACTGTTCCTTCGATTGCAGCCTCTATTAGTCATGAAAAAGAAGATGTTAGAGAGGGGATACTTCAACCATCCGAATCAGCTCCTATAAAGGAGGCTATAGAGCCTGAACGAAACTTTATAGAAAGATTGCTTGGTGAAAACTGGCTGAGCAAAATAGGAATTGTAACTTTGGTATTGGGTATTGCCTTCTTTGTGAAGTATGCTATAGACCGAGATTGGATCAACGAAATTGGACGTGTAGGTATAGGGTTACTTACCGGAGGTATAATCATTGGTATAGCTCATAAGCTCAAAAAACAATACCATGTTTTTTCTTCGATACTGGTAGGCGGTGGTATTTCAGTCTTTTATATTACAATTACACTGGCATTCAGAGAATATGAATTGTTTAGCCAACCCATTGCTTTTGTATTGCTTATAGCCATAACAGTTTTCTCCGTTATTCTCTCACTCTTATATGACCGTAAAGAATTAGCCATATTTTCCTTGCTTGGTGGATTTGCATCACCACTGATGATAAGTACAGGAGCAGGAAATTATATTGTATTGTTCTCTTATATATTTATTCTGAATACAGGTATGCTTGTCATTTCTTTTGCTAAGAACTGGCGTCTTATAGGTATTATGTGTTATATGCTTACTTTGGGATTCTTTTGGAGTTGGTTGTTAACCGCTTATCGAAATCAAAGTTTAGTACTTGTTACTCTGTTTACTGTATTGTTTTTCGTGCAGTTTTATCTATTGGCTATAATAGATCACCTGAGGACAGAAAAAAAGGTTACGACCTATCAGAGTTTTCTTATATTATCCAATAACCTGTTTGTATTCCTTGCCTGTTTATATGTGTGGAATCAATGTCAATACGATGTAAGGGGGCTGATAACAATAGCTTTGGCGGTGTTAAATGCAATTGTTATGTTTACCTTATTCCGACGTAGCGAAGTGGATCGGAACCTCATATATCTGATTATAGCTGTAGTGATGACTTTTGTCAGTCTCGCTATTCCGATACAGCTCAATGGACATGTTATTACCATGTTTTGGGCTGCTGAGGCTGTTGTCTTGTTATTGCTGTGGCGTAGATCACGCATTAATGTGTTTTGGTTCGGCTTTGGCGTTATCTGTTTGCTGACTGTAATATCTTATGTGATGGATGTTCACGAAACTTATTCTTACGATTCCGAATTACCAATATTGGTGAATAGGATATTTATCACAGGAATAGTGGTAATAGTTGCTTCTGTCATTTGTTTGTTTATCTTGAGAAAAGAAGATCCTGATATGGAAATCGAAATACGAGGATTTGATTTATTATCCGTCGGTGCTGTAGTCAATGTATTTAAATATGTTCTTATTACCTTGGCTTATGTAATGCCATTCCTAGAGTTAAATTATCAATTAGAACGTTTTACGGATGTTGAGTTTTACTCGAGCTTTAGGTATTTGTGCATGGCTACGTATACCGCATTGTATGTCGCATTATTGGCTTTTATATACAGGAAAAAAGCGTCGGCAGCTTTTACTTATGTTTTACTGCTTGCTTCTATGATTTGTTATGGCGCTTTCTATTCATATATGGCTATAGACCTGCGCTTCGATATATTTTCTTCCGGAATGTATAGTACAGTTCACTTTCTGATACACTATCTATCGCTGCCGGCGGTTATATATATAGCTTACCTGCTTGTGAGAAACATAAAATCATTGCCTCAAGAATGGTTCTCTTCTATATGCTGGGTGTTGGTTGTCTTGTGTGTAGTGATATTAAGTATAGAAACCGATCATATCATCATCGCATTGCTTGGGAATGCAGAGAGTTATGACTTCTTACTGTATGACGTCCATACCTTTGGCTATCCTATCTTATGGGGTATTTTAGCAATGATTTTGATGATATGGGGCTTGAATATCAAAGAGGTATTGTTGCGTAAAATATCACTGATATTCTTTGGTATTATTATACTCAAGTTTTACGCTTACGATGTGTGGCATATGTCACAGGCCGGCCGGATCGTATCGTTTA